The DNA sequence CTTGTCAGCGCCGCGCCCGTACACGTCGGCGAGCGCCTCGAACTCGATCGGGTCGCCCAAAGCTGTTCCGGTGCCGTGAGTTTCGATCAGGTTCACCGAGTTCGCGGCGACGTCGGCGCTGCGCAAGGCCCGGCTGATCGCGTCGATCTGGGCAATGGTGTTCGGCGCGGTAAGCCCGTTGGACTTGCCGTCCTGATTGATCGCCGAACCGCGCACCACCGCCAGCACTCGGTCGCCGTCGCGGATGGCGTCGGTGAGGCGCTTGAGTACGACGATCCCGGCGCCCTCGCCGCGCACGAATCCGTCTGCGCCGGCGTCGAAGGTGTGGCATCGGCCGCGCGGTGACAGCATGCCCCACTTGGCCATGGCGATCTGGGTTTCCGGCCGCAGGATGAGGCTGACGCCGCCGGCCAGAGCCAGGTCGCTTTCGCGCATGCGCAGGCTCTGGCAGGCCATGTGGATGGTGACCAGCGATGACGAGCAGGCCGAGTCCATCGCGACCGCGGGACCGCGCAGACCCAGCAGGTAGGCGATCCGGCCGACAGCGACGGCGTGGGCGTTACCGGTGGCCGAGTAGCCGTCGATCGCGTCGGGGTTGGCCGCCGAAATCCCTTGGTATTCGGTGTAATACACACCCATCATTACCGCGGACCGAATGCCTGTCAGGGTTTCCGGCGACAGTCCGGCGTGTTCGAGAGCCTCCCAGGCGACCTCGAGCATCAGCCGCTGTTGCGGGTCCATGGCCTCGGCTTCGCGCGGCGAGATCCCGAAGAAGTCGGCGTCGAATCCTGCGACATCGGAGATGAAACCGCCCCACTTCGATGACATCCGGCCTGGGGCGAGCGGGTCCGGGTCGTAGTACTCGTCGGCGTCCCAACGATCCGAGGGGATCTCGGTGATGGCGTCGCGCCCTGTCTCCAACAGTTCCCAGTAGGCGTCCGGGCCGGAGGCGCCACCCGGGAAGCGGCAGCCGATTCCGACGACCGCGATCGGTTCGGCGGCGGCGATCCGCGACGCCTTGTCGAACTGCTCGGTCAGCGCCCCCCGTTTGTCGGCGCCCATGGCCGACATCCTGTTGAAGATCGACGTCGTGGAGGTTCCCGTCATCAATAAATACCGCTCTCGCTACCGGTCGAAGCCGACTCGACCTGATCGAACAACTCATCCAGCACGCCGCCGGATGAGCCGAACCCCAAATCATCGTCGTCTTGCCCCGCGGTGCTGTCCGGCTCGGCGTAACGCGACGCCAGCAGTCCCACCAGGTGCGTCGTCAACGCTGAGATGCTGGGGTGATTCCACAGCATTGATGCCGACAAATCCACCCCCACCAACTGTTGTGTCTCTTTCAGAACTGTCATCGCGATCATGGAATCGAGGCCCATCTCTGGGAAGGGCTGATCCACGTCGACCGCTGACGCCGATGTCCGAAGTTCGCGGGCCAGGATAGCTTGCAGCCGGACCACCAGCTCCTCGCGCCGCTGATCGGCGGGGATGGTCGCCCAGTCCGGCACGCCGCCCGCCGACGCTGCAGCACCGGCTTGCTCACCGGTCGCAGCAGCACCGACCGTCACTCCGGCCTCAGAGGCCTCACCGACGAGGTCTTCGAAGAAGGTCAGATCCCGGAACTCCGGCGAGGTGGCGACCGCACGGTCGATGCGCAGTCGTCCCACCCCGATCCGAGCGCCGATCAGGCCGGAGTCCGCACCAAGCACGGCGTCCAGCGCCTCGATGCCTTCGTCCGGGCTGATCGGGTCGAGGACGCTCAGCGTCATCGACCGGCCCAGACCCACGTCCGACCACTGACCCCAGTTGATGGCGGTAGCGGGCAGGCCCGACGCATGCCGCCACGCCATCAGTGCGTCCAGCCAGGCGTTGGAGGTGGCATATCCGAGCTGGCCGGGCAGGCCCAGCAGCGCGGCCATCGAGGAGAAACCCACCCACCAGTCGAGCTGGGCGGCTGCGGTGGCGGCATGCAGCCGCGCGGCGCCGACGGCCTTGGCCGACCAGACGCTCTCCAGGCTCTCGCGAGTCACGGCCGTCACCAGGCCGTCGCCCAGCACACCGGCGGCGTGCACGACACCGCGCAGCGGCTTTCCGGTCTCCTGCGCGGCGGCCACCAGACGGTCGGCCACCCCCGGCGAGCTGATATCGCCGGCGACAAAGACCACTTCGGCGGCGGCAGCCAACTCGTCGAGGACGGCGCGCTGCTGCTCGGCGGGCTCGCTGCGGCCGTTGAGCACGATGCGCCCCGCGCCGCGGGCCACCAGCCACCGGGCCACCACGATGCCCAGTCCGCCTAGACCTCCAGTGAGCAGGTAGGAGCCGTCGGCGCGGACCTCGGCTTGCGGAGCCGGGACCGTGCCTGCGGCACCGTCGAGGGTCGCCCGGGTGAGGCGTTCGGTGTAGCGCTGTCTACCGCGCCAGGCGATCACGTCGTCGCGCAGCGGCGCGCCCAGTTCGGCCAGCAGGGCATCGGCCAGGGCCACGGTGTCCGCCGAGGCGTCCAGGTCGACCAGGGTGGCGCCCAGGTCGGGCTCGTCGGCGAGCACCCGGGCGAGTTCGCCGGGGAACCGCCAGGTGCGGACCACGCCCTTGAGCGCACCGACAGCCGGGTCGCCGGGCTCATGCGGCTCGTCGCTGCCGAAGGCCAGCCCACCCCGACTGACCAGCCACAGCCGCGGCTTGGTCGTCCCGGATACGCCGGACCAACCGTCGACTGCGGCCCGGGCCGTCGACGAAGCGGTCCAGATGAGCTCGCGGGCGCGAGCCAGTGCACCATCGGGGTCCGTTCCGTCGAATTCATGCCGGTCCAGGAAGACGACGATGCCGGCCGGCGGGTGCGCGGGGTCGGCGGCGGCACGGGCCACCGCCTCGGCCAGGGCCGGTTCGTCGGCGAACGGGCCGGTCACGACCTTGCGATTCGGCCCGGCCAGGCGTGCCCCGAACTGCGCGGCAAGATCACCGCCAGACGGCTCGGAAAGCACCAGCCAGCTGCCGGGGGCCGCTCCGGCGGCATCCGGCGTAGGCGACAGCGCCCACTCGGTGGCGAAGAGCTTCTGGTCCAGCGGCACCCGCAGGGCGCGGGGGTCGAGCGGACGCAGCTCGACGCCGGTGAGTTCGGCGACGGCGGCGCCCGAGTCGTCGGTCAGGACGACCCGGCCAACGGCCACCTTGTCTTCGTGACTGCTGACCTCGGTGTGGCAACGCACCTGGAGCCCGACCGGGGCGAACACCCGCACCGCGGCCACCGCCGCCGGCACGTAACCGCCGTGCTCGGCGTCATCGGCTTCGATACCCGCCGCAAGCTGCCGCAGCGCGGCATCGAGCAAGGCCGGGTGTAGGCGGTACGCGGGATGGGTGGCCACATTCTCGGGCAGGGTGAGCACACTGTGCTCGGCCCCCTCGTCATACTCCGAGGCCGACTGCTCCGTCGGCGCCGCTGCGATGTCGGCGACCGCATAACGGGTCCAGGCTTCGCCGGTCGGGCGGGCATGGATCTCGACCCGGGTCTGGCCGTCGGCCCCGCTGAGCTGGGTGGTGACCTGCATCCCACTGTCGAACACCAGCGGCTCTTCGATCTGCAAGCCGGTCACCGCGATCGACTCGGCGGGTCTGCCGAGGGCCTGGCTGCCTGCCGCCACCGCCATCTCGATCAGTGCCGCCGCGGACGCGACGGCCTGGCCGTGCACCGGCTGATCGGCCAGCCACGGCATGGCGTCCGCACGAAGGTCGTTCTGCCACATATGGTCGCCGCCGGTGAGCATCTCGACGTGGACGCCGAGCAGCGGATGCACGTCCGGTGCCTGGCCGGCCCGTCCGGGCACGTGGAGCCAATGCCGGCTGTGTTGCCAGGGGGTGCTGGGCAGTTCGGCGAATCCGCCGGCCTTAGCGGTCCCGGTGCCGCTGTGCTGCCCGCCGAGTTCGGTGAGCTGAACATGGAAGCTCAGGGTCTCGTCGTCACCCCTGCGCAGGGTCGAGGCCACAGTCACCGGTTCGGCGGCGGCAGCTTCGACCGTCTCGATGATCGAGTGGGTCAACAGCGGGTGGGGGCTGACCTCGATGAACGTGTCGTGGTCCGCCGCCGCCACGGTCACGGCCTGGCTCACCAACGCGGGCTTGCGGACATTGGCCACCCAGTAATCCGCGTCCAATCGTGGCGTGGGCCCGGTGGGATCCACCGCCGTCGAAATGAACGGGATTTGTGGCATTTGTGGGGTGATGTCGGCTAGTTCGGCGCGCAGCTCGTCAAGGATCGGATCCATGAACGCAGTATGGGAAGCCACTTCCATATTCACCCGCCGCGCAAACCGCTCCTGGGCAGCCACCGCAGCAATCACCGCATCCACATCCGCCGGCGTACCAGCCACCACCGTCTGCCGCGGCGACAAATACCCCGCCACCTCAACACCGGGATAACCCGCCAACAACTCACCGGCAGCAACGGCATCCAACTCCAACAACGCCACCGCACCCTGACCAGCCTGCCGCGACATCAAGGCCGACCGCACCCCGATCACCTTCAAACCCTGCTCGGGCGTCAGCGCCCCG is a window from the Mycobacterium sp. SVM_VP21 genome containing:
- a CDS encoding SDR family NAD(P)-dependent oxidoreductase — translated: MTIHLACASLRRRESDQALAAGVNLMLTPQNSIATSRWGMLAPDGQCKTFDAAADGYVRSEGAGVVVLKRLSDAQRDGDRVLAVVRGSAVNQDGPSSGQTVPSGPAQQRVVRAALASARLSPADIDYVEAHGTGTALGDPIELDALSAVFGERGSSAPLVLGSVKTNLGHLESASGVAGFIKTVLSVQRGFIPRHLNFSELTPNAGVGASKFVVAAQAMEWPVVSRPRRAGVSSFGVSGTNAHVIVEQAPDVEVVAAAAAVPVSTLVVSGKSPARIAATAGVLAQWLQNDGAGVALADVAETLRENRSRFKYTAGVSARDHAAAVAGLTALAAGESAPGVTEPRPRPATSRPVFVFSGQGSHWVGMGRRLLADEPVFAAAVAELEPVFVAQVGFSLREVIADGVEISGDAQVQPVIMGLQLALAALWRSYGVVPDAVIGHSMGEVSAAVVAGALTPEQGLKVIGVRSALMSRQAGQGAVALLELDAVAAGELLAGYPGVEVAGYLSPRQTVVAGTPADVDAVIAAVAAQERFARRVNMEVASHTAFMDPILDELRAELADITPQMPQIPFISTAVDPTGPTPRLDADYWVANVRKPALVSQAVTVAAADHDTFIEVSPHPLLTHSIIETVEAAAAEPVTVASTLRRGDDETLSFHVQLTELGGQHSGTGTAKAGGFAELPSTPWQHSRHWLHVPGRAGQAPDVHPLLGVHVEMLTGGDHMWQNDLRADAMPWLADQPVHGQAVASAAALIEMAVAAGSQALGRPAESIAVTGLQIEEPLVFDSGMQVTTQLSGADGQTRVEIHARPTGEAWTRYAVADIAAAPTEQSASEYDEGAEHSVLTLPENVATHPAYRLHPALLDAALRQLAAGIEADDAEHGGYVPAAVAAVRVFAPVGLQVRCHTEVSSHEDKVAVGRVVLTDDSGAAVAELTGVELRPLDPRALRVPLDQKLFATEWALSPTPDAAGAAPGSWLVLSEPSGGDLAAQFGARLAGPNRKVVTGPFADEPALAEAVARAAADPAHPPAGIVVFLDRHEFDGTDPDGALARARELIWTASSTARAAVDGWSGVSGTTKPRLWLVSRGGLAFGSDEPHEPGDPAVGALKGVVRTWRFPGELARVLADEPDLGATLVDLDASADTVALADALLAELGAPLRDDVIAWRGRQRYTERLTRATLDGAAGTVPAPQAEVRADGSYLLTGGLGGLGIVVARWLVARGAGRIVLNGRSEPAEQQRAVLDELAAAAEVVFVAGDISSPGVADRLVAAAQETGKPLRGVVHAAGVLGDGLVTAVTRESLESVWSAKAVGAARLHAATAAAQLDWWVGFSSMAALLGLPGQLGYATSNAWLDALMAWRHASGLPATAINWGQWSDVGLGRSMTLSVLDPISPDEGIEALDAVLGADSGLIGARIGVGRLRIDRAVATSPEFRDLTFFEDLVGEASEAGVTVGAAATGEQAGAAASAGGVPDWATIPADQRREELVVRLQAILARELRTSASAVDVDQPFPEMGLDSMIAMTVLKETQQLVGVDLSASMLWNHPSISALTTHLVGLLASRYAEPDSTAGQDDDDLGFGSSGGVLDELFDQVESASTGSESGIY